The following coding sequences are from one Parabacteroides pacaensis window:
- the lipB gene encoding lipoyl(octanoyl) transferase LipB, which produces MKRFRFKDWRRIEYSKALEIQTEAFNQLLACKEKGISGINQLFFCEHNPVITIGKHGKDSNLLVSETMLKHKGISLFRINRGGDITYHGPGQITGYPIFDLDSYKLGLKQYIYTLEEAVIRFLALYGILGERLPGATGVWIDKNIPGKARKICAIGVKSSRYVTMHGFALNINTNLDYFTWINPCGFTDKGVTSLAKELGQIQDFEEAKMRLRSIFEELFTAC; this is translated from the coding sequence ATGAAACGCTTCCGTTTTAAAGATTGGAGACGAATCGAGTATAGTAAAGCTTTAGAAATACAAACTGAAGCTTTCAATCAATTATTGGCGTGTAAAGAAAAAGGAATTTCCGGTATCAACCAGCTATTTTTTTGTGAACATAATCCGGTAATTACTATCGGTAAACATGGAAAAGATAGTAATTTACTTGTATCAGAAACTATGTTGAAGCACAAAGGAATCTCTTTATTCCGTATCAATCGGGGAGGAGATATTACTTATCACGGCCCAGGTCAAATAACCGGTTATCCTATTTTTGATTTAGACTCTTATAAGTTGGGGTTGAAACAATATATATATACACTGGAAGAAGCTGTTATCCGTTTTTTAGCACTTTATGGTATTTTGGGAGAACGTTTGCCCGGTGCTACAGGAGTATGGATTGACAAAAACATACCAGGAAAGGCTCGGAAAATCTGTGCCATTGGAGTAAAAAGCAGCCGCTATGTAACAATGCATGGTTTTGCTTTAAACATTAATACAAATTTAGATTACTTTACTTGGATTAATCCTTGCGGTTTTACGGATAAAGGTGTTACTTCACTAGCTAAAGAATTAGGACAAATACAGGATTTTGAAGAGGCAAAGATGCGTTTACGTAGTATCTTTGAAGAACTTTTTACCGCTTGTTAA
- a CDS encoding DUF3127 domain-containing protein — protein sequence MEITGKIIRILPLQSGQGRNGEWKKQDFVLETTEQYPKKVCFTVWGDKIDLFNIQMDEDLIVSITIESREYNERWYTNIQAWKVDRAANVTPQFDEAAMPFGNPPEYATSAPSPSTGLSASSPIDDLPF from the coding sequence ATGGAAATAACAGGAAAAATAATCCGGATTCTGCCGCTTCAATCCGGGCAAGGTCGAAACGGAGAATGGAAAAAACAGGATTTCGTATTAGAAACAACCGAACAATATCCGAAGAAAGTTTGCTTTACTGTCTGGGGTGATAAAATAGATTTATTTAATATCCAGATGGATGAAGATTTGATTGTATCCATTACTATCGAAAGCCGGGAATATAATGAACGTTGGTATACAAATATCCAAGCATGGAAAGTAGATCGAGCTGCTAACGTTACTCCTCAATTTGACGAAGCGGCTATGCCTTTCGGTAATCCTCCCGAATATGCAACATCTGCACCCTCTCCATCTACCGGTCTATCAGCTTCGTCTCCGATAGACGACCTTCCTTTTTGA
- a CDS encoding tRNA dihydrouridine synthase, producing the protein MLSNCSSIHFAPIQGYTDAIYRNVHARIFGGIDTYYTPFVRLEKDTFRNKDLHDINPSVNEAPIIPQLLGSTPEELKRIASLFISQGYTHADINLGCPFIPIVRKYKGAGLLPYPEKVAALFAVLEEIPELTFSIKMRLGWENSNECLTLLPLINDFAFSHITVHARIGVQQYKGETDLEGFGKFYEQCAHPVYFNGDIQTKEDMENLKNRFPHIQGFVIGRGLLANPALASEYKEGKKMPLEEKRQKLQLFHKELFTLYEARLQGETQLLTKLKTIWDYLLPDAERKLRKKISKSSRLEQYTEAVQTLLTQYTYVQ; encoded by the coding sequence ATGCTATCCAATTGTTCTTCTATCCATTTTGCTCCCATACAAGGATATACCGATGCTATTTATCGGAATGTCCATGCCCGTATTTTCGGAGGCATAGACACTTATTACACTCCTTTTGTCCGTTTAGAAAAAGATACATTTAGAAATAAAGACTTACATGATATCAATCCATCGGTTAACGAAGCTCCTATAATTCCACAATTATTAGGAAGTACCCCGGAAGAATTGAAAAGAATAGCATCTCTTTTTATTTCTCAAGGATATACACATGCCGATATTAATTTAGGTTGTCCCTTTATTCCTATTGTCCGCAAATACAAAGGAGCAGGCTTGCTTCCCTATCCGGAAAAGGTAGCCGCATTATTTGCTGTTCTGGAAGAAATACCGGAACTTACTTTTTCAATTAAGATGAGGCTCGGTTGGGAAAACTCCAATGAATGTTTGACATTGTTGCCCTTGATAAACGATTTTGCTTTTAGCCATATCACAGTACACGCCAGAATTGGTGTGCAACAATATAAAGGAGAAACCGATCTGGAAGGTTTCGGGAAATTTTATGAACAATGTGCTCACCCGGTTTATTTTAATGGTGATATACAAACAAAAGAAGATATGGAAAATTTGAAAAATCGTTTTCCTCATATACAAGGATTCGTTATCGGCCGGGGCTTATTAGCTAACCCGGCTTTAGCTTCCGAATATAAAGAAGGAAAAAAAATGCCTCTTGAAGAAAAAAGGCAAAAGCTTCAACTCTTTCACAAAGAACTTTTTACGTTATATGAAGCACGATTACAAGGAGAAACTCAACTCCTTACTAAACTGAAAACAATTTGGGATTACCTTCTGCCGGACGCAGAACGTAAGTTGCGCAAAAAAATAAGTAAAAGCTCACGTCTGGAACAATATACAGAGGCTGTACAAACACTACTAACGCAATATACGTATGTACAGTAA
- a CDS encoding DUF4268 domain-containing protein, giving the protein MYSKDELKQLKIEFWESFAAYCEVQPYLRHRRKMWILYNTKIKGVELKFDVGRQGAFVILEINHKKEEDRLAMFEKLTWYKKDLEKDIPSGLIWDICYIRESRQQVCRIYLSCEGIDFHRRQDWGQFFSFMAQNMYKLERNFLAIAEYIRE; this is encoded by the coding sequence ATGTACAGTAAAGACGAACTGAAACAATTAAAAATAGAATTTTGGGAAAGTTTCGCTGCTTATTGTGAGGTACAACCTTACTTACGACATCGCCGTAAAATGTGGATACTCTATAATACAAAAATAAAAGGAGTAGAGCTGAAGTTCGATGTCGGACGGCAAGGGGCTTTCGTTATTTTGGAAATAAATCATAAAAAGGAAGAAGACCGATTAGCTATGTTTGAGAAACTTACGTGGTATAAAAAAGATTTAGAAAAAGATATTCCGAGTGGTTTGATTTGGGATATATGTTATATCCGGGAATCCCGGCAACAGGTATGCCGTATCTATTTATCCTGTGAAGGAATAGATTTTCACCGCAGGCAAGATTGGGGACAATTTTTTTCTTTTATGGCGCAAAATATGTATAAACTAGAAAGAAATTTTCTTGCTATTGCCGAATATATCCGGGAATAA